Sequence from the Cololabis saira isolate AMF1-May2022 chromosome 9, fColSai1.1, whole genome shotgun sequence genome:
CCTTTAGGAAGCTGGATTAGAGCCATTTTCAAATGCTCAATCATACCCTGAAAGACACTTTGCAGATTTATCAGTCAGTCAAGAGACCAATATGTTTTTTGCATCTCAGTGGTTTGGACAGTGCAGGTTGAAATGTGCTTTCCTGGGAGTGCTTGAGTAAGTGCAGGCAGAAATACTTGATAAATCCACTAAACTGGCAGAAAATTAATCTTTCTCCAACTTTCTTTACTCCTCGTCTTGGGCTTGAAGCCTTGAAGCAGCATCGCCGTGCCAGTATCCAACAAAGCTCCAGCAGGAACCCGGGAGCCTCCTTTTCCCCTCAAAATCTGCCTCAGAAAGGACCAACAGGCACCCGCGAGGGCGCCTCGCTGTGCTCCATGCAGGGGGGGTCCTGAGACCCAGACGACCTGCATCGTGCCACACAGATTTCAGCAAAGTGACTAAACCACATCCTCCAGGTCAGGTCTCACACTTGGCACCGCGTATCGGTCCGCAGGCTGACGGGCGCCGGGGGCTTCTTGGCTTCTCTGCAGCTGAGGCATGATGGGAACAGCGGGCTGAAGAGGCTGCCGAGACCTTTGCGGAAGACGCTGTTGGAGAGGCTGTAGATGAGGCAGTTGCAGAAACTGTTGCTGATGGCGAGCCACGTGGTGAAGAAGGACGCCACCATGTGGCGATACAGCCCGGCGCTCTCCAGCAGGAAGTACAGGATGTACGGCATCCACAGCACGTAGAAGACGCTGGTGATGCGGAACAGCACCATGGCGTAGCGTTTGTCGGTGCAGCCGTCGCAGCGCTCCCCCCGCTCGCCTTTGCTGGCGTCCGTCTGCGAGCTGAAGCGGGCCTGGCGCTGGGTGATCTCCCGCGTATGCTGCCGGCAGATGCGGAATATACTTCCGTAGGTGAAGCAGACGGTGAGTGCGGCCGGCGCGTACAGCAGCAGCACGATGAAGCTGCTGAAGCCGGGGTTGGTCTTCCACGAGTCGGCGCACCACTCAAATATGTCCCCGTGGTACCCCGGCTTCCCCCAGCCaaagaaggaaggcaggaagatCAGGGCGGAGTACACCCAGATCAGCACGATGCACGCCCTCAGCCGGCACGGCGTCACCAGCGTGGCGTAGGACAGCGGGCGGGTGATGGCGATGTAGCGGTCCACGCTGATGCACGCCAGCGACGCCATGGACACGCTCTTCAGCACAGAGACCATGTAGCCGAACACCTTGCAGGTGACCTCCTCGTTCAGGCCGCGGAGGCGGTGCAGCAGGGACAGGGAGGGCGCCAGGCAGCTGACGCCCACCAGCAGGTCGGCGTAGGCCATGGTCTGGATGAAGTGGCTGGTGGTGTGGTGGTGCAGTAGCGGAGCGCAGTGGAACACGAAGATGACCACCAGGTTTCCCACGATGATGAGCACGGTGAGGAATAGGATGACGGCCACCTCCAGCATGCAGGTGTCCAGGCGGTGCGAGTAACCCGCAGCGCCCAGCAGGCAGAACAGGGCAGAACCGCTTTGGTTGGCATCGGAGGAAGAGTTCATGTTTGGAGGGAGCGGCGTCAGCTCGCCGCAGCCATCATCCCGTCGTCCAAGTCTCTGGAGTCGTTCGCCCCGGCCGCTGCTCCCAAAACAAGGCAAGCTTCCTGTCCTCCTCAAACGGGCATCTTTACACGCTCCGCGGCCCGGGGGCTCTTCCTTAAGGTAGCGCTACTCCATGGAGAGGACGAAAGCAGCCCTGCtgctgaaatatgtccacacgtGCAACTGAGATGAGCAAATATGGATCATTTAAAAATGCCCACCACGGAGCCGGAGATCCCAGTCTGATGCCGCAGCTTTTTTAGCACACCCCCCCTCCCTCGTCCACAAATCCTGAGGTAAGCACTCTTCCCCGGCGCGCAGCCACCAAAAAACAACAGCCATCCACTTTCCCTCCTCAAGTGCCGGCAGagcaaaagagagagagagagagaggaaaacaaATGCAGCAGTTATCACTTCTCCGCGCCGATGGCTCGCTCTGCAAACGCGGTCCAGGAGATCCGGCAGATGGACGTGTTCGGGCTGTTTGGAGACGTGAGACGCATGTCTGTGGACTCGGAGCAGGACTCCTGCAGACGGACGGGTCCAGAAGTGATGGGTGTCGTCGCCGGGAGCTCTTCCCCGCGGAGCGAGCTGGCTCGCCTCCAGCCTGGATGTGCAGCGAtgaatctgtgtgtgtgagtgtgtgtcggagagagagagagagagagagaggtggaCCGCGGACTGCCTCTTCTCTCTGCTGTGATGATGCAGCGCTGCCAAAGGTACTTTCCaccgccccccacccccctgcacacttgctctctctctctctccctctctctcacacacaccatTTGGTgctccttcctctcctctcacACACATTTTCTCTTTCACACACTCCTTTTTACCCCCTTCTTCCTTGAATATT
This genomic interval carries:
- the LOC133451514 gene encoding probable G-protein coupled receptor 21, coding for MNSSSDANQSGSALFCLLGAAGYSHRLDTCMLEVAVILFLTVLIIVGNLVVIFVFHCAPLLHHHTTSHFIQTMAYADLLVGVSCLAPSLSLLHRLRGLNEEVTCKVFGYMVSVLKSVSMASLACISVDRYIAITRPLSYATLVTPCRLRACIVLIWVYSALIFLPSFFGWGKPGYHGDIFEWCADSWKTNPGFSSFIVLLLYAPAALTVCFTYGSIFRICRQHTREITQRQARFSSQTDASKGERGERCDGCTDKRYAMVLFRITSVFYVLWMPYILYFLLESAGLYRHMVASFFTTWLAISNSFCNCLIYSLSNSVFRKGLGSLFSPLFPSCLSCREAKKPPAPVSLRTDTRCQV